In Parabacteroides timonensis, the genomic stretch AAACTAAAAAGAAAATTCATATTTACCTTGAAAAAACTTAATTGATCAAATATCATGATTTTAATTGCCGTTATTTCATTAGGAGCCATTGGAGCCATCGGTGCAGTATTCCTCTACGCCGCCTCCAAGAAGTTCGAAGTATACGAAGATCCTCGTATCGCACAAGTTCAGGAAGCACTTCCCGGAGCCAACTGCGGAGGTTGCGGATATCCTGGTTGCGGTGGTTTTGCTACTGCCTGCGTAAAAGCTGATTCATTGGAAGGACTTTTGTGTCCGGTCGGTGGAGCCGAAACAATGGGTAAAGTAGCCTCCATCCTTGGTATGGAAGCTACAGCAGCCGAACCGATGGTAGCCGTTGTCCGTTGCAACGGAACCTGCGAAGCCCGTCCGCGTACCAACCGTTATGATGGCGTACAAAGTTGTACCATTGCATCTTCCCTGTATGGTGGCGAAACAAACTGTACATTTGGTTGCCTGGGCTTTGGTGATTGTGTGACAGTTTGTGCTTTCGATGCGATCCACATCAATCCGACTACCGGACTACCGGAAGTGGTAGAGGACAAATGTACTTCCTGCGGTGCCTGTGTCAAGGCTTGTCCGAAAAACATCATCGAACTGCGCAAGAAAGGTCCGAAATCACGCCGTATTTTCGTAAGCTGTGTGAATAAAGACAAGGGAGGCGTTGCCAAGAAAGCTTGTGCCAATGCATGTATCGGTTGTGGTAAATGTGTGAAAGAATGTCCGTTCGAGGCAATCACACTAGAAAACAATGTGGCTTACATCGACTACCGTAAATGCCGCCTGTGCCGCAAATGTGTAGCCGTATGTCCTACCGGAGCCATTCATGAACTGAACTTCCCGCCCCGTAAAGAAGCTACCCCAGTTGTGGACGCCGACAAAGTAAAGCCTGTAACGCCCAAAGCAGCACCGGCTCCGAAAGCCGAAGCTATGCCAGCAACAGCGCCCGAAACAAAAACAACAGAAGAAACAACTCAAAAATAAAAATCTAATAGTATGCTAAGGACATTTCGAATCGGCGGTATACATCCACCCGAAAATAAATTGTCTGCCGGAAAGAAAATCACCGGACTGGCTATACCCAAGCAGGTCATTATACCATTGAGCCAGCATATCGGAGCTCCAGCCCAGGCTGTGGTAAAGAAAGGTGATCAGGTCAAGGTAGGTACGCTCCTGGCGAAAGCCGGAGGTTTTGTATCGGCAAATATCCACTCGTCGGTATCCGGTAAAGTAAACAAAATAGACAATGCTCTCGACGCTAGCGGATACAAACGTCCCGCTATCTATATTGATGTGGAAGGTGACGAATGGGAAGAATCCATCGATCGCAGCGAGACACTCGTAAAAGAATGCCCGCTACCATCCAAAGAGATTGTTGACAAAATTGCTGCCGCCGGCATCGTTGGTCTGGGAGGTGCAACTTTCCCGACACAGGTAAAACTGATGCCTCCTCCCGGAAGCAAAGCAGAAATCATTATCATCAATGCCGTCGAATGCGAGCCTTATCTAACTTCCGACCATTCATTGATGATGGAAAAAGCAGAGCAGATCCTGGTTGGTGTTACACTGCTTATGAAAGCCGTAAACGTTACAAAGGCCGTGATCGGTATCGAAAACAACAAACCCGATGCCATTGCTCATTTAGGAAAACTCGCTGCCGCCTATAAAGGTATCGAGATCATGCCGCTGAAAGTACAATATCCGCAGGGAGGTGAAAAGCAATTGATCGATGCAGTGATCCGCCGACAGGTAAAGAGCGGGGCACTTCCCATCTCCGCCGGGGCAGTTGTACAGAACGTCGGTACGGCTTATGCAGTATATGAAGCGGTGATGAAAAACAAACCATTGTTCGAACGTGTCGTAACCGTCACAGGTAAAGCGGTTGCCAATCCATCCAACTTCCTGGTTCGTATGGGCACACCGATCAGTGCACTGATTGAAGCGGCCGGCGGTATCCCCGAAAACACAGGTAAAGTGATCGGCGGCGGTCCGATGATGGGTAAAGCGCTGATCAGTCCGGAAGTACCGGTAACCAAAGGTAGTTCAGGCGTACTGCTGCTGACTAAGGAAGAATCCGTACGCAAACCGGTGTATGATTGCATCCGCTGTGCCAAATGCGTAAATGTTTGTCCGATGGGCCTCAACCCAACCCTGCTGATGAATGCAACAGAATTCACCGAATGGGATCTGGCAGAAAAGAATTATATAACCGACTGTATCGAGTGCGGTTCTTGTAGTTATACTTGTCCGGCTAACCGTCCGTTACTGGATTATATCCGTTCAGGTAAAGGAAAAGTAATGGGTATTATACGGGCACGAAAGTCATAATAAAGAGCAATATGGAAAATAATTTAATAGTATCTCCTTCGCCCCATATCCACGGTGGCGACAGCATAAGTAAAAATATGTATGGTGTACTGATTGCCCTTGTTCCGGCTTTCCTGGTATCCCTCTACTATTTCGGACTGGGTGCATTGATCGTTACTGCAACATCAGTTATAGCCTGTGTCCTTTTTGAATATCTGATCCAGAAGTTCCTGATGAAAAAGGAACCGACCGTATGCGACGGTTCAGCCATCCTGACCGGTGTCTTGCTCGCATTCAACTTACCCTCCAACCTACCCGTATGGATCATCCTGATTGGTGCGCTGGCTGCGATCGGTATCGGTAAGATGTCGTTCGGCGGATTAGGAAACAACATCTTCAACCCGGCATTGGTCGGTCGTGTATTTCTGTTGATCTCTTTCCCGGCACAGATGACAACCTGGCCGGAAGTTGGTCAGTTGACAGCTTATACAGACGCAACAACGGGTGCAACCGTCTTGTCATTAATGAACGAAGGTGCTTTAGACAAGTTACCGACACTCGTTGATATGCTACTCGGGAAAATGGGTGGTAGCCTCGGTGAAGTAAGTGCGTTGGCATTGCTTCTGGGACTATGCTATATGTTATGGAAAAAGATCATTACCTGGCAGATTCCTGTTTCCATCCTGGTTACGGTATTTGTATTTACAGGTATTATGCATCTGGTCAATCCGGTTCAATACGCAAGCCCGTTCGTTCACCTGCTGTCGGGAGGTTTGATGTTGGGAGCTATCTTTATGGCAACCGACTATGTGACTTCCCCGATGAGCAAGAACGGAATGTTAGTGTACGGTGTCGGTATCGGTATCCTGACCACAGTAATCCGTTTGTTCGGCTCTTATCCGGAAGGTATGTCGTTTGCTATTCTTATTATGAATGCATTTACCCCGCTGATCAACAGTTATATCAAACCTAAACATTTTGGAGGGAAATAAGCATGGCAAAACTAAAATCAACATTACCCAATATGCTTTTGTCGCTTACCATCATTTGTGTGGCGGCCGGAGCGATATTAGCCGGAGTGAACATGTACACCACCGGTCCGATTGCCGCCTCCAAAGCGGCTGCGCTGGAAGCAGCGATCAAAGCTGTTACCCCTGAGTTCGACAACAAACCGTCGGAAGATGCCTATATGGCCGTTACTGGTGATGGCGATTCACTAAAGATCTACCCGGCTACCAAAGGCGGTGAATTCGTAGGTGCTGCCGTTGAAAGTAACACCAAGAAAGGATTCAGCGGCGAGATTAAAGTAATCGTCGGATTCGATAAAACTGGAAAACTGTTAAACTATTCAGTATTGCAGCATGCGGAAACTCCGGGTCTCGGTGCCAAGATGCAGGAATGGTTTAGTGCAGATAAGAACAAACAAAGTGTGCTGGGACGCGACCTGACAAGCGGACCGCTAAAAGTAACTAAAGACGGTGGAGACGTGGACGCTATCACAGCAGCAACCATCACCAGCCGCGCATTCCTGGACGCAGTGAACCGCGCTTACAGCGCATTCTCTGGTACTGACGGAGTAACCGGTGCAACTGCTAACACTAAAGAGGGAGGAAACGACAATGAGTAATCTGAAAATATTGATGAACGGTATCATCAAAGAGAACCCGACATTTGTTTTACTGCTGGGTATGTGTCCAACTCTTGGTACAACCTCTTCAGCACTGAACGGTATGAGTATGGGACTTGCAACCATGTTTGTATTGATCTGTTCCAACATGGCGATCTCCGCAATGAAGAATCTTATTCCGGATATGGTACGTATCCCCGGATATATCGTTATTATCGCGACATTCGTTACGGTAGTACAAATGTGTATGGAAGCTTTCGTTCCCGCATTGTATGCCAGCCTGGGACTATTCATTCCGTTGATTGTAGTAAACTGTATCGTATTAGGACGTGCAGAAGCTTTCGCCGCTAAAAATGGCGTCGTTTCTTCCGCATTCGACGGACTGGGTATCGGACTCGGTTTCACCCTGGCACTTACACTGCTAGGTGCCATACGTGAATTATTGGGTACAGGAAAATTATTCGGCCTGACTCTTATGCCTGAACAATTCGGTTCGCTGATCTTCGTACTGGCGCCGGGTGCTTTCATCGCACTGGGCTACCTGATTGCTATTGTAAACAAATTGCGTAAAGCCTGATATTAAAAAACGAAAGATATGGAATATATACTAATATTTATCGCAGCCGTATTCGTTAATAACGTTGTATTAGCGCAGTTCCTCGGAATCTGTCCTTTCTTGGGCGTTTCCAAGAAGGTGGAAACAGCGGCAGGTATGGGTGCAGCAGTAACATTCGTGCTTACAATTGCAACCATCGTTACCTTCCTGGTCCAGAAATATGTATTAGATAAATTCGGGCTTGGGTTCATGCAGACAATCAGTTTTATCCTGATCATTGCAGCCTTGGTACAGATGGTGGAAATTATTCTCAAAAAAGTTTCACCGGCCCTCTACCAGGCACTCGGCGTGTTCCTCCCGTTGATTACCACCAACTGTTGTATTTTAGGTGTGGCTATACTTGTCATACAAAAAGAATATAATTTATTGGAATCTGTTGTATATGCGATCTCCACAGCTATTGGATTTGCGCTAGCTTTAGTTATCTTTGCAGGGATTAGAGAACAGTTGGCATTGACCCACGTTCCCGAAGGTATGAAAGGTACCCCTATTGCGCTTATTACTGCCGGTTTACTGGCTATGGCGTTTATGGGATTCTCTGGAATCGTATAATTAATCTAAATAGAGACTAGCATGAAAAAGAAAATCTTAGTAGCAGGTGGAACCGGATATATTGGCTCTCACACTACAGTTGAGTTGCAGAATGCAGGCTACGATGTAGTGATCATCGACGACCTGTCAAATTCCAACATCGAAGTACTGGACGGTATTGAAAAGATCACCGGTATCCGCCCTGAATTCATCAAGCTGGATTTAAAAGATAAAGAAGGAACCCGCGAAGCATTGAAGGCTCACCCGGGTATCAACGGTATCATCCTGTTCGCTGCCAGCAAAGCAGTCGGCGAATCTGTTCAACAACCGTTGAAGTACTACCGCAACAACGTCGTTACGCTGGTCAACCTGTTGGAACTGATGCCTGAATTCAATATCGAAGGTATCGTGTTCTCTTCTTCCTGTACCGTTTACGGACAGCCGGATCCTGAAAACTTGCCTGTAACAGAAGATGCACCGATCAAACCGGCTACTTCTCCTTACGGTAATACAAAACAGATCAACGAAGAAATCATCCGCGATACAATTCACGCAAACGCTCCGTTCAAGAGCATTATCCTGCGTTACTTCAACCCGATCGGTGCTCACCCGAGTGCAGAAATCGGCGAATTACCTAACGGTGTTCCTCAGAACCTGATCCCGTATCTGACTCAGACTGCTATGGGTATCCGTAAGGAACTAAGTGTATTCGGTGACGATTACGATACTCCTGACGGTTCTTGTATCCGCGATTATATCAATGTTGTCGATCTGGCCAAAGCACACGTGATCGCTATGGATCGCATGCTGGGCGGCAAGACAGATGCAAATGTTGAATATTTCAACCTGGGAACCGGAAACGGTGTAACCGTACTGGAACTGATCAACACATTCGAAAAAGCTACCGGCGTAAAAGTTCCTCACAAGATCGTAGGCCGTCGCGAAGGTGATATCGAAAAGGTTTGGGCTAATCCGGAACGTGCTAACAAAGTATTGGGTTGGACTGCAAAAGAAACATTGGCTGATACATTGGCTTCTGCCTGGAAATGGCAAGAAAGACTGCGCGAACGCGGTATCCAATAAATAGCCGTTTAAATATATAAAAAGCCGGAAGAAGCATTACTGTTTCTTCCGGCTTTTTTGTATTCCTTATATTCTCCAGGAAATTACTGATTCAATATCTTATCGACTGCCTCACGCCAGTCCTCTCCATTCGCAGGTTGATAGGCTTGAAAGCCAAGATTACGGCCTACCTCCACGTTACTCTTCGCATCATCGACGAAAAGAGTTTCAGATGGGATAAGACCGCTATCCGCAATCATATAATCAAAGATTTTTCGATCAGGCTTAGTCACGCCCACCTCATAGGAAGTATACATCTTATCAAAATAATCCCCGATGGGACGTCCGGCAGCACTGAACTGATCGGTCCGGGCCCAACCTTCCTGAATGATCGGATTCGTATTACTTAAAAGATAAACATTGTAATGTTCGCGGAGTTTCAACAGATGGCCGAGCTTGTATTGAGGAACATCGACAATAAAACCTAGCCAGGCATGTTTTATCTCTTCATAAGATAAATCTTTTCCTGTGTGTTCACGCAATTTCTGGCAATACTCGTCGGCTGTGATCGTTCCGTTCTCTACTTCCAGGAAAATACCTTTTTGCTCGTAGGGATCAAGCAGTTGTGCTGCATCCACTACACCGATCTCTTCAAAACGACGGACTGCCTGATCATGGCTCAGATCGATCAGGACTCCTCCCAGATCGAATACAATGTTTTTAATCTTTGTCATAATTATGCATTTTTACTTCTATCTTGTCTTTACTGCCTAGCAAAGATAAGAATAATAAGTGTAAAACAACTACCATCAAAACACTAACCTTAATACCCAAGAGTAAACCGTTCTTTATGATGTTTCTCCTGTTCGAGTTCGTCGATCATAGCTACGGCATAATCTTCGACGGAGATAGCACTCTCGCCGCTTTCGTCGACGATCAATTCATCCTTGCCCAAACGAAATTTCCCAGTACGCTGACCGGGCGCCATATTCGCCGCAGAACTCAAGAAATGGCAGAACCTACATAGCCGGTTGCACCTCTGATTACTATTTTCTTCATGACTATATGTATGTTTGATTACTTTATATAGAACAACATACAATAGGCTTCTTGTTTTGTGAAATACCCTATTTCTGGAATACCTTGGTCGATTTGATCATGACGTCATGCACGGGACGGTCATTCTTATCGGTTTTCACCAGCGACATTTTCTCTACAATATCAAAACCATCAACCACTTCTCCGAAGATCGTCACCGAACTATCCAGATGGGGAACACCTCCTACCGTTTTATACACCTCTCGTTGTTCGGCCGGAATAACGTACGGTCCCAGTTCTGCTAAAGTATCTTCCACCATGATCAAAGCGCGATTGGTCAGTTCCGTTTCCATCGACTCGACAGCCAATGAGGGATCTTCTTTCTTCAGTTGATCCATAAATTTATAGTATAGCCAATTGCGGCGGATTTCATTAATACGTGCTTCTTTCTGATCCAGTTCGGCATCACTCAGCACTTTTCCCTGTACAAAGCAGAATTGAGTGCCAGCTGAAGCGCGTTCGGGATTCACATCATCTCCTTCTTTAGCGTCGATCAAGGCACCACGTTTATTGAAATGGTTCGGGAGTATCTCGGCAGGAACGGTATAACCTCCGTCGCCATCGCCATATAATACGCCAGGTTCATGAGCTTTACTTGTAGGATCGCCGCCCTGCACAACAAAATCTTTGATAATGCGATGGAACAACATTCCTTCATATTCGCCGGACTGGCACAGTTTGATAAAGTTATCCCGATGCAGCGGCGTATCGTCATACAACATAACGGTTACATCTCCCATCGTCGTTTTTACTGTCACATAGACGGGTTTAGAGGGATCGAGCGGTTTATCCGTACAGGATATAAGAGTAAACAAGATAAGTACAAAGGCTAATAGATGTTGTTTCATAATTAGTAGATGTTATATTATAGTTTAAAGTGAATCATTGTTTATAGCAAGAAGTAGCATCTTTTCCTTATTCTTCCGCTTTATACACCAACATCTGGCACCGCTTGCAATCGAACTGCAGGCGGAGCCGGGTGTCTTTATATAACAGATAGTACGGTTCCTTATACGGAGATTTCTGTTTTTGATAAGTCGGACACCATCCCATACTATACCGCAGGCAATGTTTGGTAAACATCAATGGAACATCCTTTTCAGGCTTCAATTCGAATGCTTCGGCAACACTCTCTACTCCATGTACCTTGTAAAAAGCGGTTGCCCGGCTGTTCGACACATTTCCCAGATAAGTTAATTGCCTTTCAGGGAACGGAATCTCTTTTGTTGGCTCTACCTTACGTGCCAGTTCCCGCTGATAACGGATAGCACGGTCAGCCTGTAACTTCTCCACTGCTTTACGACGCATATCCGCCAGTAAAGAGGAAGGGACAAACCAGTTCTCACTCATCTGTACGACAATCTCCGAGGCTTCGAACGGTGTATTACCTAATTTGGAAAGCTGGGTACGGATATTGTCTGCCTGGTCACGACGAGCTAATTCTTTAGTAAATGACTCAGTAAGCATGACGCGGGCACCTGTTTCATCTTCCATCACTAAGGTAAAGCCGAAAGAGTTATCCAAAAACTCTATCTTTACAGAAAGCTTACGCTCAGCAGACGGTTTTGCCAACTGCTTTTCAAATACCTGATCGAAATTACGATAAAGAGGTGTCTTCGGCTTTATGTCCGGCATATCCAGCGGAAAGACACGGTTGGCTTCTACCTTGTTCACACGGAAACCCTCCAGCTCACCCCTGCCATTAAAAAAGACCAGACCATCGCCATTATTCAACTGCTTCAGACCAGCCACTGTAAACGAGTTTCCTTTCAGCTCTTTTACTGTTCCAACCGGTTCCCCCAGCGACTTAGGCGTATTGAATGCTGTAATATCTTTGCTTCGTTCATGCAGGAAAAACGGAGTGAATCCCCTGTTAAAACTCTTCTCTGCCACCGGCTCAAACGTATACCTACTCGTTCCTGCCGATGCACGACAATATTCCGGACGACGCGCCAGAATCGCATCCAGCTTCTTCCGGTAATAAGCTGTTATATTCTTTACATAGGTGACATCTTTCAACCGCCCTTCTATCTTCAACGACGAAACACCCGCATCGAGCAATGCTTCCAGCTGATCGGAACGGTTCATATCTTTAAGAGACAACAAATGCTTATCATGCACGATCTCCGTTCCATTCGCATCTACCATTGAGTAGGGTAAACGGCAATATTGAGCACATTCCCCCCTATTGGCACTTCGACCGCTAAGCGCAGCGCTCAAATAACACTGACCGCTGTAACTGACACATAAAGCACCATGCACAAAGACCTCCAACGGCACAGTCGTCTGTTCGGATATCTGACGAATCTCGTTCAGTGACAATTCACGTGCCAGAACGACCTGTGTAAATCCGGCAGCCTCCAGGAACTTGACCTTCTCCGGCGTGCGGTTATCCGTCTGGGTACTGGCATGCAAAGGAATAGGCGGCAGGTTCAAACGGGTAATCCCCATATCCTGTACGATCAGAGCATCGGCTCCGGCCTGGTAAAGTTGCCGGATCAACTGTTCTGCTTCCGATAATTCATCTTCACGAAGTATAGTGTTTAATGCCACATAGATACGGGCATTATACAGATGTGCATAATCACAAAGGGCACGGATATCGTCCAAAGAATTTCCGGCAGCAGCACGCGCACCAAATTTGGGAGCACCGATATACACGGCATCGGCACCATGGTTGATAGCTTCGATGCCACATGTTAAATCCTTTGCCGGAGCCAGGAGTTCTATACGACGGGGTTTGATTGACATACTTTATTTCAGTTGACAGTTGACAAGTGACAACTATTTACAGACTTCCTAAGTTTTTGATATCTTCGATATTGAATGGGGTTTCCTGATAAACATAATAATTCAGCCAGTTCGTAAAGAGCAGGTTGGCATGACCACGCCAACGGACAACCGGGCCCTGAGCCGGATCATTATTACGATAATAGTTGTGAGGGACCGAAATAGGAAGCCCCTTATTCAAGTCGCGGATATATTCATCGCTCAATGTATAAGGCGAATATTCCGAATGTCCGGTAATATAGAATTCACGTCCTCCACGCGACATCGCCATATAAACGCCAGACTCTTCACTTTCGGAAAGTAATGTCAGTTCCGGTACCTTACGGATATCTTCACGGCGGATCTCCGTATGACGACTGTGAGGTACATAAAACTCATCATCGAATCCACGGAATATCTGTAAAGAAGGCTCCCGCAACGTATGACGGAAAACACCGAACATCTTCGCCGGCAAATCATATTTAGGAACACCATAGAAATGATACAACCCAGCCTGTGCCGCCCAGCATATATATAATGTAGAAGTCACATGCGTGCGTGCCCAGTCAAAGATCGTAGTCACTTCCTCCCAGTAACTCACATCTTCAAAAGGCATCTGCTCTACCGGCGCACCGGTAATGATCATTCCATCATAATAATCTTTCTCTATTTCGTCGAAGTCTTTATAAAACTCCTGCATATGTTCGATCGGGGTATTCTTTGGAGTATGGCCCTTTATCTTCATAAAGTCAAGCTCAACCTGTAAAGGTGTATTACTCAGCAAACGGATCAGATCGGTCTCCGTTGTTATCTTCAACGGCATCAGGTTTAATACCACCACACGTAGAGGGCGGATATCCTGTTCCGAAGCTCGTAAGGAATCCATCACAAAGATGTGTTCCTTTTTAAGAAGCTCAATAGCGGGTAAATTCTTTTGTAAATTTAATGGCATCGCGATTCCTGTCTTTATTGTTTTTAGAAATACAAAGATAGGAATAAGTTAGCAGTTGGCGATTCTCCAAATAAAAAAAGTAGTAACAGGTACTTTCCACAGAAAAACCTGTTACTACTTTATAAAGATAATATCTTCAAGAACTAATCTGTCACCTCATGAGAAAGAGTATATCCTCCCCCTAATGCTTTATAAAGATAGACTACCGCCAGTAGTTCATTCAGTACGGCATTATTCAAGCTGATCTGGGCATCCAGATATCCACGCTGTGCATCCAATACGTCGATATAATTGGTTACTCCATTGATATATTGCAGTTCTGCCAGCTTAACATATTTAGCAGACGCAGACTCCAATCTCTCCTGAGAGAAGCGAATCTCTTTTGCTTTGCGGATCGTGATAATAGCATCGTTTACCTCTTTAAAGGCACCGATCACACTCTTCTGATAACTGTAAACTTCCTGTTCGTAACGGGCTTTCGAGGCTTTTAGCTTTGCCTTGTTTTTTCCCATTGCGAAAAGCGGTTGAAGCAGGTCGCCCGCCAGGAACCAGGCCGGACTCTTCAACAGGTCGCCTAATTCTTCACTTTCAATACCGAAGTTTCCTGTCAGACTGATCTTCGGGAATAGGTCGGTATAGGCAACTCCTACCTTGGCATTGGCTTCACGCAGTTTCAATTCCGCTTGCCGCATATCGGGACGACGCTCCAATAAAGCAGATGGTAACCCTACCGGCAATGCATCGGGTAAACGTTGTTGGCCAAGAGATAATCCACGGGGAATATAGCCGGGATATTCTCCCAACAAAAGGGATATATCATTTTCCTTTATCCTGACCTGACGTTCCAACGAGGGAACAAGCGTTTCTGTACGGGCCAACTCTACCAATGCCTGGTTGTAAGATGTCTCAGATGTCAAACCACCTTCAAAGCGAAGTTTAGCCAAACGAACACCTTCACGGCGAGCCTCCAACGTCTGACGAACAATATTCAACTGCCGGTCGAGAGCACACAATTCATAATAAGCAGCGGCCACTTCTGCCACTAAAGTCAGTTGAAGGCTACGTTGGGCCTCTACCGATTGCAGGTAGGCAGCAATACCGGCTTCATTCGCCCAACGCAGGTTTCCCCATAAGTCGAGTTCCCATGAGAGGGTCAGCTTTGCCCCATATTCAGGATCGGGTTTCGGATTATCACCGCCATAGTTCAAACGCTCCTTCTGTCCGTAAATACGTGCTCCGATTTCAGGGAATTGTTCGGCAAAAGTGATACGTTTGGCAGCCATCATCTCTTTGATCTTGGCAGCTGCGATCTTCATATCTTTATTATTCTCCAAGGCCGTTGTGATCAACCGTTGCAAAGTTGTATCGGCATACAGACTTTCCCAAGGAATGTTCTCTACGGAAAGAGTATCCGATTCTCCTTCAAACCGGACCGGAAGATTCAAGTCCGGACGGGCATACTTTTCCCCTAACTTACAAGAAGAAAGCGAAACCAACGCAACCGTCACAACTGCAATAAAAAGAAACAGCTTTCTCTTCCGGAGAATTTTCTCCTTCGGAATAATCTGGCTAACCTTCTCCAGTTTCAATACCTTCTTTACTTTATAAATAAAGACAAAGAAGAACGGAACCAGCACAATTCCCACAGTAATAACCACCAGCA encodes the following:
- the metA gene encoding homoserine O-acetyltransferase MetA, with the protein product MPLNLQKNLPAIELLKKEHIFVMDSLRASEQDIRPLRVVVLNLMPLKITTETDLIRLLSNTPLQVELDFMKIKGHTPKNTPIEHMQEFYKDFDEIEKDYYDGMIITGAPVEQMPFEDVSYWEEVTTIFDWARTHVTSTLYICWAAQAGLYHFYGVPKYDLPAKMFGVFRHTLREPSLQIFRGFDDEFYVPHSRHTEIRREDIRKVPELTLLSESEESGVYMAMSRGGREFYITGHSEYSPYTLSDEYIRDLNKGLPISVPHNYYRNNDPAQGPVVRWRGHANLLFTNWLNYYVYQETPFNIEDIKNLGSL
- a CDS encoding peptidase U32 family protein; this encodes MSIKPRRIELLAPAKDLTCGIEAINHGADAVYIGAPKFGARAAAGNSLDDIRALCDYAHLYNARIYVALNTILREDELSEAEQLIRQLYQAGADALIVQDMGITRLNLPPIPLHASTQTDNRTPEKVKFLEAAGFTQVVLARELSLNEIRQISEQTTVPLEVFVHGALCVSYSGQCYLSAALSGRSANRGECAQYCRLPYSMVDANGTEIVHDKHLLSLKDMNRSDQLEALLDAGVSSLKIEGRLKDVTYVKNITAYYRKKLDAILARRPEYCRASAGTSRYTFEPVAEKSFNRGFTPFFLHERSKDITAFNTPKSLGEPVGTVKELKGNSFTVAGLKQLNNGDGLVFFNGRGELEGFRVNKVEANRVFPLDMPDIKPKTPLYRNFDQVFEKQLAKPSAERKLSVKIEFLDNSFGFTLVMEDETGARVMLTESFTKELARRDQADNIRTQLSKLGNTPFEASEIVVQMSENWFVPSSLLADMRRKAVEKLQADRAIRYQRELARKVEPTKEIPFPERQLTYLGNVSNSRATAFYKVHGVESVAEAFELKPEKDVPLMFTKHCLRYSMGWCPTYQKQKSPYKEPYYLLYKDTRLRLQFDCKRCQMLVYKAEE